Proteins encoded within one genomic window of Gallus gallus isolate bGalGal1 chromosome 1, bGalGal1.mat.broiler.GRCg7b, whole genome shotgun sequence:
- the LOC121109494 gene encoding maestro heat-like repeat-containing protein family member 2B isoform X1, producing the protein MMAVLLQEELCQEHVWEQLLRLVHPCQEVQDTCRGTKSLNIFLEALEGVESVIPKDKFLAITSAVFYQLSDDTKEHSEADRAELTHCILLQARICPEETVLFLQSQLGADREAGCVAALGLLGALARSDEPMMTEKLPQVVEAAQCLCSDPRIQVRRAILHFIKDVLSANARSCSAWDVVGHIFSEFSRTTGRRAAGDLSAQEAQEEGALQELCMDILESLDVSVSGMTKLLWPRLLLYVVPAQYTGMLIPVSRCVQALAERGDLMVREVEELDPHFLSSMFQGPLLTPQTLLARLLVVAGSPFAGSELQAAALLLMQNLHSRIHRAVGAMWAAEIPLLLQCLQGKDESFPDSAGWEQRLLKFLRASLNTMEDEAWTKGLSCKLSQWLSSSPSNSGEKSFLYKALGTVLGACKEVLHIQEKLLQHLEEANAEEPSEAQGMISLLSHAAESNFHTVLDTLTMFASRLCKGQNGRIPRRKKMELDSRRAHATRSALILAHGSLALRASKEQLLARLEGDIVGNILLLYSCSCRDLQNTLALLQSITDFSSAFQAVGDSACFNPSLKGKLLEILTDLLKKYYLGTPVSPVPLKVILALEQLSKLKPSLGSKDMCDMLILCCKNIVTHPSAEMMLKIRKSQQAAQYLQLLQTSLKALGRLMVVLLETETTRGFFQNIVHRSMTSDNMWERKRALQICSQLLAACEERGRGDACKHFGSLVGLLVPLMCDPMPTSRQLAVTCLSSLLRIQAKATNRVIQTGDIGSLCEGLNDCSTVCQLQTSSKIARIVCRSFSLEHTIDFMMAIKDTFRKAKGMRVRAAGRWMITFLQMYGKDICRDLDLSPIIYILRSCISSMKHSTFMPFLCQAVAILTRCNADVTIDSFFHQL; encoded by the exons ATGATGGCTGTCCTCCTTCAAGAGGAGCTGTGCCAAGAGCACGTTTGGGAGCAGCTTCTCCGGCTCGTGCACCCGTGTCAGGAGGTCCAAGACACCTGCAGGGGGACCAAG AGCCTCAATATCTTCCTGGAGGCCTTAGAAGGAGTTGAGTCTGTCATCCCCAAGGACAAGTTTCTGGCCATCACCAGTGCCGTGTTCTACCAG ctctctgacGACACCAAGGAGCACAGCGAGgctgacagagcagagctgacccactgcatcctgctgcagg cccgAATCTGCCCCGAGGAAACGGTCCTgtttctgcagtcacagctgggcGCTGACAGGGAGGCTGGATGTGTGGCAGCCCTGGGTCTGCTCGGTGCTCTGGCTCGCTCTGATG AGCCCATGATGACAGAGAAGCTGCCCCAGGTTGTGGAGGCTGCgcagtgtctgtgcagcgaCCCCAGGATCCAG gtgaggagggcCATTCTGCACTTCATCAAGGATGTGCTCAGTGCCAACGCccggagctgctcagcctgggatgtggtggggcaCATCTTCAGTGAGTTCAGCCGCACCACGGGAAGAAGG gcagctggagacctttctgcccaggaagcccaggaagaaggagctctccaagagctctgtatGGACATCCTGGAGTCGCTGGATGTCTCTGTGAGCGGGATGACCAAA CTCCTGTGGCCACGGCTGCTGCTGTACGTGGTGCCAGCCCAGTACACCGGCATGCTGATCCCGGTCTCCCGCTGTGTCCAAGCGttggctgagagaggggacctGATGGTGCGGGAGGTGGAAGAACTGGAtccccatttcctcagctccatGTTTCAAG GCCCACTGCTGActccccagacactgctggcacGCCTGCTG GTGGTGGCAGGGAGCCCTTTTGCAGGCAGCGAACTCCAAGCCGCTGCCTTGCTGCTGATGCAAAACCTCCACAGCAGgatccacagagctgtgggggccaTGTGGGCCGCTGAgatccccctgctgctgcagtgcctccaaG ggaaagatGAGAGCTTCCCGGACTCTGCAGGGTGGGAGCAGCGTCTATTAAAG TTCCTGAGGGCATCATTGAATACTATGGAGGATGAGGCGTGGACCAAGGGCCTGAGCTGCAAGTTGAGCcagtggctgagcagctctcccagcaacTCTGGAGAGAAG tctttcctgtacaaggctctggggacagtgctgggagcttgCAAGGAAGTCCTCCACATCCAAGAGAAGCTCCTGCAACACCTGGAGGAAGCAAACGCAGAGGAGCCATCTGAGGCCCAG ggaatgatctctcttctcagccatgctgctgagagcaacTTCCACACAGTCCTGGACACACTCACCATGTTTGCGTCCAGGCTGTGCAAAGGCCAGAATGGGAGGATTCCCAGACGCAAGAAG atggagctggacagcagaagagctcacGCCACACGCAGCGCTCTCATCCTCGCCCACGGCAGCTTGGCACTGCGTGCCtccaaggaacagctgctcGCCCGCCTGGAGGGAGACATCGTGGgcaacatcctgctgctctacagctgcagctgccgg GACCTGCAGAACACGCTTgcgctgctgcagagcatcaccgacttcagctctgccttccaagcTGTGGGTGACTCGGCCTGCTTTAACCCCTCCTTGAAGggcaagctgctggagatcctgACG GACTTGCTGAAGAAGTATTACTTAGGCACCCCTGTATCCCCAGTGCCCCTCAAGGTGATTCTGGCCCTGGAGCAGTTGAG CAAGCTGAAGCCGTCCTTAGGAAGCAAAGACATGTGTGACATGTTGattctgtgctgcaagaatATTGTGACACACCCTTCAGCGGAGATGATGCTGAAGATCAGGaagtcacagcaagcagctcagtacCTGCAG cttctgcaaacaTCACTGAAAGCTCTGGGCCGGCTCATGGTGGTCCTGCTCGAGACAGAGACCACCCGTGGCTTCTTCCAGAACATAGTCCAT AGATCAATGACATCAGACAACATGTGGGAGCGCAAGAGGGCCCTGCagatctgctcccagctgctggctgcttgtgaAGAGCGTGGA AGAGGCGATGCCTGCAAGCACTTTGGCTCCTTGGTGGGATTGCTGGTGCCCCTGATGTGTGACCCCATGCCCACATCCCGCCAGTTGGCCGTCACCTGTCTCAGCTCCCTTCTCCGAATCCAAG CCAAGGCGACCAACAGAGTCATCCAGACAGGAGACATCGGGAGCCTGTGTGAGGGGCTGAATGACTGCAGCACCGTCTGTCAGCTCCAGACCTCTTCCAAAATCGCGCGG ATTGTTTGCAGAAGCTTCTCCCTGGAACACACCATAGATTTCATGATGGCCATCAAGGACACCTTCCGGAAGGCCAAAGGAATGCGTGTGCGTGCTGCTGGCAGGTGGATGATCACCTTCCTGCAGATGTATGGAAAGGACATCTGTCGGGAT CTTGATCTTTCACCGATCATCTACATCCTGCGCAGCTGCATATCGTCCATGAAGCACAGCACGTTCATGCCATTCCTGTGCCAGGCGGTGGCCATCCTCACCCGCTGTAACGCAGACGTCACAATTGACAGCTTCTTCCACCAGCTGTGA
- the LOC121109497 gene encoding maestro heat-like repeat-containing protein family member 1 — protein MQSFLYKALGMALGACKGILHIQEKLLQHLEEANAEEPSEAQGMISLLSHAAESNFHPVLDTLTMFASRLCKGQNGRIPRRKKMELDSRRAHATRSALILAHGSLALRASKEQLLARLEGDIVGTFCCSTAAAAR, from the exons ATGCAGTCTTTCCTGTACAAGGCTCTGGGGATGGCACTGGGGGCTTGTAAAGGAATCCTCCACATCCAAGAGAAGCTCCTGCAACACCTGGAGGAAGCAAATGCAGAGGAGCCATCTGAGGCCCAG ggaatgatctctcttctcagccatgctgctgagagcaacTTTCACCCAGTCCTGGACACACTCACCATGTTTGCGTCCAGGCTGTGCAAAGGCCAGAATGGGAGGATTCCCAGACGCAAGAAG atggagctggacagcagaagagctcacGCCACACGCAGCGCTCTCATCCTCGCCCATGGCAGCTTGGCACTGCGTGCCTCCAAGGAACAGCTGCTTGCCCGCCTGGAGGGAGACATTGTGGGAACATTctgctgctctacagctgcagctgctagGTGA
- the LOC112531496 gene encoding maestro heat-like repeat-containing protein family member 2A, producing the protein MERLRALRGLFACVGCVPRRTRRRARGRVASPVPPCAVTLLLQRLQDQEGDRAQAYCELEHVLWEGDSRPPCGVVNRLLAEVSQDLTAAQGVPDSVRTAASNVMVALARTHFTLVMAELQGHLKAVGEMSKEFVLITLSKLFSSYGRVPSAS; encoded by the exons ATGGAGCGGCTGAGAGCCCTTCGAG gtCTCTTTGCCTGTGTGGGCTGCGTGCCCAGACGTACGCGTCGCAGGGCCAGAGGCAGGGTGGCAAGCCCTGTCCCCCCCTGTGCCgtgactttgctgctgcagcgcctGCAAGACCAGGAG GGAGACCGAGCGCAGGCGTACTGCGAGCTGGAGCACGTCCTGTGGGAAGGTGACAGCCGCCCGCCGTGCGGAGTGGTGAAccggctgctggctgaggtgtcCCAGGACCTGACAGCAGCCCAG GGCGTGCCGGACAGCGTGAGGACGGCAGCCAGCAATGTTATGGTGGCTCTGGCCAGAACACACTTCACCTTGGTGATGGCCGAGCTCCAGGGCCACCTGAAGGCCGTGGGGGAGATGTCGAAGGAGTTTGTGCTCATCACCCTGAGCAAACTGTTCAGCAGCTACGGTagagtgccctcagcctcctga